Proteins from a single region of Punica granatum isolate Tunisia-2019 chromosome 8, ASM765513v2, whole genome shotgun sequence:
- the LOC116189649 gene encoding uncharacterized protein LOC116189649 isoform X2, which yields MPSSAGAENAAVAAVAASQPHRFTPFRDEDDDDFQNPCTVSSQSQLAKSSHRVSSRKPLRPSNSSAIARPPRKRPRQSPAAPGKENASSGKSANRKAANLSALSKDRESNSVGSAYDLGLNSIDANNVETCLERDSSKEYNLNVIDSGENLSLDLIDSGINRASLTHINERKVLDRETDGVNLCSLIESRLIAGTLDAGSETCPVFSEKARILSDLSPGHDLNDHDSLEGCSLDLIKSSIECTDLIRDGDVEDNCGKISGRQVLAVEGNGNYLVNSIESRLMAGQRLACNDKEFDGVEESCEEFEGGAEFDVLLKLCSEVDQKDVDLVYCPLCGVDISDLSEESRQLHTNECLDKDDDQSEEVVDVNPVLGWLHSLGLERYEEAFVREEIDWDSLQWLTEEDLCNIGINALGPRKKIMHAINQLRKRDTREADENIVEPGNKKIHGVGTGKNSGSEVVVADNTKTKLITDYFMGSLSDKTTRKSSVAQGKAKEKIGSSRKCAKQRNGAPKGKRSEIPAWCFIPGTPFRVDAFRYLRRDCSHWFLSHFHMDHYQGLTRSFCHGKIYCSEITAKLVNMKIGIPWDRLQVLPLNEKISIAGIDVTCFDANHCPGSIVILFEPPNGEAVLHTGDFRFSEEMVANPLLQASRIHTLILDTTYCQAQYDFPKQEAVVQFVLEAIQAEAFNPKTLFLIGSYTIGKERLFMEVARVLRKKVYVGAAKLRILQCFGYAKEDLQWLTVNEQESHIHVVPMWMLASFKRLKQIANQYLGRFSLIVAFSPTGWSFGKGKKKGTGRRFQQGTIIRYEVPYSEHCSFSELREFVKFISPVNIIPSVNNDGPDSADAMISLLLS from the exons ATGCCATCCTCCGCCGGAGCTGAGAACGCCGCCGTCGCCGCCGTCGCCGCCTCCCAGCCCCACCGCTTCACTCCGTTCAGAGATGAGGATGACGACGATTTCCAGAACCCCTGCACTGTCAGCTCGCAGAGCCAGCTCGCCAAGTCCTCCCACCGCGTCAGCTCACGGAAGCCACTGAGACCCTCCAACAGCTCGGCCATTGCGCGGCCTCCCAGGAAGAGGCCAAGGCAATCTCCAGCTGCCCCAGGGAAGGAGAACGCCAGCTCCGGTAAGTCCGCCAATCGGAAGGCTGCTAATCTGTCTGCTCTGAGCAAGGACCGCGAATCGAACTCGGTTGGTTCAGCTTATGATTTGGGTTTAAATTCGATTGATGCGAACAATGTTGAAACTTGCTTGGAAAGGGATTCGAGCAAAGAATACAATTTGAATGTAATCGATTCTGGCGAGAATTTGAGTTTGGATTTGATTGATTCGGGCATCAATCGTGCTAGTTTGACGCATATTAATGAGAGGAAGGTTCTTGATCGAGAAACAGACGGGGTGAATTTATGCAGTTTGATTGAGTCCAGGTTGATTGCAGGGACATTAGACGCTGGCAGTGAGACATGCCCGGTATTCAGTGAAAAAGCTAGGATTTTGTCCGATTTAAGCCCAGGGCATGATTTAAATGACCATGATTCGCTCGAGGGCTGCAGCTTGGATTTGATAAAGTCGAGCATTGAGTGCACAGATTTGATCAGAGATGGGGATGTAGAAGACAACTGTGGCAAAATTAGTGGGAGGCAAGTTTTAGCGGTGGAAGGCAATGGGAATTATTTAGTCAATTCGATCGAGTCTAGGCTAATGGCTGGTCAGAGGTTAGCCTGTAACGATAAGGAGTTTGATGGGGTTGAGGAATCATGCGAGGAATTTGAGGGTGGTGCAGAGTTTGATGTGTTACTTAAGCTTTGTTCCGAGGTAGACCAAAAAGATGTTGATTTGGTTTACTGCCCTTTATGCGGAGTTGACATTTCGGACTTGAGCGAAGAGTCGAGGCAGCTTCACACCAATGAGTGTCTTGACAAGGATGACGACCAATCCGAGGAA GTTGTCGATGTCAATCCTGTTCTGGGATGGTTACACAGTCTTGGCTTAGAGAGATATGAAGAAGCTTTCGTGAGGGAAGAGATCGACTGGGACAGCTTACAGTGGTTGACAGAAGAG GATCTTTGCAACATAGGTATCAACGCTCTCGGTCCGAGGAAGAAGATCATGCATGCTATTAACCAACTCAGAAAACGCGACACTAGAGAAGCCGATGAGAATATTGTCGAACCTGGAAATAAGAAGATTCATGGTGTAGGTACAGGAAAAAACAGCGGCTCTGAAGTAGTTGTTGCTGATAACACTAAAACCAAGTTGATTACAGATTATTTTATGGGTTCTCTCTCTGACAAGACAACTAGAAAAAGTTCTGTTGCACaaggaaaagcaaaagaaaagataggTTCCAGTCGTAAATGTGCTAAGCAGAGAAATGGTGCTCCTAAGGGTAAACGAAGTGAAATTCCAGCATGGTGTTTCATACCAGGAACACCATTTCGAGTG GATGCTTTTCGGTACCTTAGAAGAGATTGCTCCCACTGGTTTCTCTCTCACTTTCATATGGACC ATTATCAAGGTCTAACTAGGTCCTTCTGTCATGGAAAAATCTATTGCTCTGAGATCACTGCAAAACTTGTGAATATGAAGATTGGTATCCCTTGGGACAGACTGCAAGTCTTACCTCTTAACGAAAAGATCAGCATTGCTGGCATAGACGTGACTTGCTTTGATGCAAACCATTGTCCAGGTTCCATAGTAATACTCTTTGAACCACCTAACGGCGAG GCAGTGTTGCATACTGGAGATTTTCGATTCTCTGAAGAAATGGTTGCAAATCCTCTTCTGCAAGCATCTCGTATCCATACACTGATCCTCGATACCACATATTGTCAAGCTCAG TACGACTTTCCGAAGCAAGAGGCAGTTGTACAGTTTGTACTTGAGGCCATCCAAGCTGAAGCATTCAACCCGAAAACTCTTTTTCTCATCGGGAGCTACACAATTG GGAAAGAGAGACTATTTATGGAGGTTGCACGTGTATTACGCAAGAAAGTTTATGTTGGAGCCGCAAAGCTGAGAATCTTACAGTGCTTCGGGTATGCTAAGGAAGATTTGCAGTGGCTCACAGTGAATGAACAGGAAAGCCATATCCATGTCGTGCCCATGTGGATGCTCGCAAGCTTCAAGAGACTAAAGCAAATTGCAAACCAATATCTG GGACGATTCAGCCTCATCGTCGCCTTCTCACCAACAGGATGGTCTTTCGgcaaaggaaagaagaagggCACGGGTAGAAGGTTTCAACAAGGTACCATCATAAG GTATGAGGTGCCATATAGCGAACACTGCAGCTTCTCCGAACTGAGAGAGTTCGTGAAGTTCATATCACCGGTGAACATAATCCCTAGCGTCAATAACGATGGACCCGATTCGGCTGATGCCATGATTTCCCTCCTCTTGTCGTGA
- the LOC116189649 gene encoding uncharacterized protein LOC116189649 isoform X1 yields MPSSAGAENAAVAAVAASQPHRFTPFRDEDDDDFQNPCTVSSQSQLAKSSHRVSSRKPLRPSNSSAIARPPRKRPRQSPAAPGKENASSGKSANRKAANLSALSKDRESNSVGSAYDLGLNSIDANNVETCLERDSSKEYNLNVIDSGENLSLDLIDSGINRASLTHINERKVLDRETDGVNLCSLIESRLIAGTLDAGSETCPVFSEKARILSDLSPGHDLNDHDSLEGCSLDLIKSSIECTDLIRDGDVEDNCGKISGRQVLAVEGNGNYLVNSIESRLMAGQRLACNDKEFDGVEESCEEFEGGAEFDVLLKLCSEVDQKDVDLVYCPLCGVDISDLSEESRQLHTNECLDKDDDQSEEVLVPDHENGTSDSVQMVNDGSVPLYPAQVVDVNPVLGWLHSLGLERYEEAFVREEIDWDSLQWLTEEDLCNIGINALGPRKKIMHAINQLRKRDTREADENIVEPGNKKIHGVGTGKNSGSEVVVADNTKTKLITDYFMGSLSDKTTRKSSVAQGKAKEKIGSSRKCAKQRNGAPKGKRSEIPAWCFIPGTPFRVDAFRYLRRDCSHWFLSHFHMDHYQGLTRSFCHGKIYCSEITAKLVNMKIGIPWDRLQVLPLNEKISIAGIDVTCFDANHCPGSIVILFEPPNGEAVLHTGDFRFSEEMVANPLLQASRIHTLILDTTYCQAQYDFPKQEAVVQFVLEAIQAEAFNPKTLFLIGSYTIGKERLFMEVARVLRKKVYVGAAKLRILQCFGYAKEDLQWLTVNEQESHIHVVPMWMLASFKRLKQIANQYLGRFSLIVAFSPTGWSFGKGKKKGTGRRFQQGTIIRYEVPYSEHCSFSELREFVKFISPVNIIPSVNNDGPDSADAMISLLLS; encoded by the exons ATGCCATCCTCCGCCGGAGCTGAGAACGCCGCCGTCGCCGCCGTCGCCGCCTCCCAGCCCCACCGCTTCACTCCGTTCAGAGATGAGGATGACGACGATTTCCAGAACCCCTGCACTGTCAGCTCGCAGAGCCAGCTCGCCAAGTCCTCCCACCGCGTCAGCTCACGGAAGCCACTGAGACCCTCCAACAGCTCGGCCATTGCGCGGCCTCCCAGGAAGAGGCCAAGGCAATCTCCAGCTGCCCCAGGGAAGGAGAACGCCAGCTCCGGTAAGTCCGCCAATCGGAAGGCTGCTAATCTGTCTGCTCTGAGCAAGGACCGCGAATCGAACTCGGTTGGTTCAGCTTATGATTTGGGTTTAAATTCGATTGATGCGAACAATGTTGAAACTTGCTTGGAAAGGGATTCGAGCAAAGAATACAATTTGAATGTAATCGATTCTGGCGAGAATTTGAGTTTGGATTTGATTGATTCGGGCATCAATCGTGCTAGTTTGACGCATATTAATGAGAGGAAGGTTCTTGATCGAGAAACAGACGGGGTGAATTTATGCAGTTTGATTGAGTCCAGGTTGATTGCAGGGACATTAGACGCTGGCAGTGAGACATGCCCGGTATTCAGTGAAAAAGCTAGGATTTTGTCCGATTTAAGCCCAGGGCATGATTTAAATGACCATGATTCGCTCGAGGGCTGCAGCTTGGATTTGATAAAGTCGAGCATTGAGTGCACAGATTTGATCAGAGATGGGGATGTAGAAGACAACTGTGGCAAAATTAGTGGGAGGCAAGTTTTAGCGGTGGAAGGCAATGGGAATTATTTAGTCAATTCGATCGAGTCTAGGCTAATGGCTGGTCAGAGGTTAGCCTGTAACGATAAGGAGTTTGATGGGGTTGAGGAATCATGCGAGGAATTTGAGGGTGGTGCAGAGTTTGATGTGTTACTTAAGCTTTGTTCCGAGGTAGACCAAAAAGATGTTGATTTGGTTTACTGCCCTTTATGCGGAGTTGACATTTCGGACTTGAGCGAAGAGTCGAGGCAGCTTCACACCAATGAGTGTCTTGACAAGGATGACGACCAATCCGAGGAA GTTCTTGTCCCCGACCATGAGAATGGAACTTCAGATTCTGTGCAGATGGTAAATGATGGATCTGTCCCGTTATATCCTGCGCAGGTTGTCGATGTCAATCCTGTTCTGGGATGGTTACACAGTCTTGGCTTAGAGAGATATGAAGAAGCTTTCGTGAGGGAAGAGATCGACTGGGACAGCTTACAGTGGTTGACAGAAGAG GATCTTTGCAACATAGGTATCAACGCTCTCGGTCCGAGGAAGAAGATCATGCATGCTATTAACCAACTCAGAAAACGCGACACTAGAGAAGCCGATGAGAATATTGTCGAACCTGGAAATAAGAAGATTCATGGTGTAGGTACAGGAAAAAACAGCGGCTCTGAAGTAGTTGTTGCTGATAACACTAAAACCAAGTTGATTACAGATTATTTTATGGGTTCTCTCTCTGACAAGACAACTAGAAAAAGTTCTGTTGCACaaggaaaagcaaaagaaaagataggTTCCAGTCGTAAATGTGCTAAGCAGAGAAATGGTGCTCCTAAGGGTAAACGAAGTGAAATTCCAGCATGGTGTTTCATACCAGGAACACCATTTCGAGTG GATGCTTTTCGGTACCTTAGAAGAGATTGCTCCCACTGGTTTCTCTCTCACTTTCATATGGACC ATTATCAAGGTCTAACTAGGTCCTTCTGTCATGGAAAAATCTATTGCTCTGAGATCACTGCAAAACTTGTGAATATGAAGATTGGTATCCCTTGGGACAGACTGCAAGTCTTACCTCTTAACGAAAAGATCAGCATTGCTGGCATAGACGTGACTTGCTTTGATGCAAACCATTGTCCAGGTTCCATAGTAATACTCTTTGAACCACCTAACGGCGAG GCAGTGTTGCATACTGGAGATTTTCGATTCTCTGAAGAAATGGTTGCAAATCCTCTTCTGCAAGCATCTCGTATCCATACACTGATCCTCGATACCACATATTGTCAAGCTCAG TACGACTTTCCGAAGCAAGAGGCAGTTGTACAGTTTGTACTTGAGGCCATCCAAGCTGAAGCATTCAACCCGAAAACTCTTTTTCTCATCGGGAGCTACACAATTG GGAAAGAGAGACTATTTATGGAGGTTGCACGTGTATTACGCAAGAAAGTTTATGTTGGAGCCGCAAAGCTGAGAATCTTACAGTGCTTCGGGTATGCTAAGGAAGATTTGCAGTGGCTCACAGTGAATGAACAGGAAAGCCATATCCATGTCGTGCCCATGTGGATGCTCGCAAGCTTCAAGAGACTAAAGCAAATTGCAAACCAATATCTG GGACGATTCAGCCTCATCGTCGCCTTCTCACCAACAGGATGGTCTTTCGgcaaaggaaagaagaagggCACGGGTAGAAGGTTTCAACAAGGTACCATCATAAG GTATGAGGTGCCATATAGCGAACACTGCAGCTTCTCCGAACTGAGAGAGTTCGTGAAGTTCATATCACCGGTGAACATAATCCCTAGCGTCAATAACGATGGACCCGATTCGGCTGATGCCATGATTTCCCTCCTCTTGTCGTGA
- the LOC116189649 gene encoding uncharacterized protein LOC116189649 isoform X3 has translation MPSSAGAENAAVAAVAASQPHRFTPFRDEDDDDFQNPCTVSSQSQLAKSSHRVSSRKPLRPSNSSAIARPPRKRPRQSPAAPGKENASSGKSANRKAANLSALSKDRESNSVGSAYDLGLNSIDANNVETCLERDSSKEYNLNVIDSGENLSLDLIDSGINRASLTHINERKVLDRETDGVNLCSLIESRLIAGTLDAGSETCPVFSEKARILSDLSPGHDLNDHDSLEGCSLDLIKSSIECTDLIRDGDVEDNCGKISGRQVLAVEGNGNYLVNSIESRLMAGQRLACNDKEFDGVEESCEEFEGGAEFDVLLKLCSEVDQKDVDLVYCPLCGVDISDLSEESRQLHTNECLDKDDDQSEEVLVPDHENGTSDSVQMVNDGSVPLYPAQVVDVNPVLGWLHSLGLERYEEAFVREEIDWDSLQWLTEEDLCNIGINALGPRKKIMHAINQLRKRDTREADENIVEPGNKKIHGVGTGKNSGSEVVVADNTKTKLITDYFMGSLSDKTTRKSSVAQGKAKEKIGSSRKCAKQRNGAPKGKRSEIPAWCFIPGTPFRVDAFRYLRRDCSHWFLSHFHMDHYQGLTRSFCHGKIYCSEITAKLVNMKIGIPWDRLQVLPLNEKISIAGIDVTCFDANHCPGSIVILFEPPNGEAVLHTGDFRFSEEMVANPLLQASRIHTLILDTTYCQAQYDFPKQEAVVQFVLEAIQAEAFNPKTLFLIGSYTIGKERLFMEVARVLRKKVYVGAAKLRILQCFGYAKEDLQWLTVNEQESHIHVVPMWMLASFKRLKQIANQYLIVC, from the exons ATGCCATCCTCCGCCGGAGCTGAGAACGCCGCCGTCGCCGCCGTCGCCGCCTCCCAGCCCCACCGCTTCACTCCGTTCAGAGATGAGGATGACGACGATTTCCAGAACCCCTGCACTGTCAGCTCGCAGAGCCAGCTCGCCAAGTCCTCCCACCGCGTCAGCTCACGGAAGCCACTGAGACCCTCCAACAGCTCGGCCATTGCGCGGCCTCCCAGGAAGAGGCCAAGGCAATCTCCAGCTGCCCCAGGGAAGGAGAACGCCAGCTCCGGTAAGTCCGCCAATCGGAAGGCTGCTAATCTGTCTGCTCTGAGCAAGGACCGCGAATCGAACTCGGTTGGTTCAGCTTATGATTTGGGTTTAAATTCGATTGATGCGAACAATGTTGAAACTTGCTTGGAAAGGGATTCGAGCAAAGAATACAATTTGAATGTAATCGATTCTGGCGAGAATTTGAGTTTGGATTTGATTGATTCGGGCATCAATCGTGCTAGTTTGACGCATATTAATGAGAGGAAGGTTCTTGATCGAGAAACAGACGGGGTGAATTTATGCAGTTTGATTGAGTCCAGGTTGATTGCAGGGACATTAGACGCTGGCAGTGAGACATGCCCGGTATTCAGTGAAAAAGCTAGGATTTTGTCCGATTTAAGCCCAGGGCATGATTTAAATGACCATGATTCGCTCGAGGGCTGCAGCTTGGATTTGATAAAGTCGAGCATTGAGTGCACAGATTTGATCAGAGATGGGGATGTAGAAGACAACTGTGGCAAAATTAGTGGGAGGCAAGTTTTAGCGGTGGAAGGCAATGGGAATTATTTAGTCAATTCGATCGAGTCTAGGCTAATGGCTGGTCAGAGGTTAGCCTGTAACGATAAGGAGTTTGATGGGGTTGAGGAATCATGCGAGGAATTTGAGGGTGGTGCAGAGTTTGATGTGTTACTTAAGCTTTGTTCCGAGGTAGACCAAAAAGATGTTGATTTGGTTTACTGCCCTTTATGCGGAGTTGACATTTCGGACTTGAGCGAAGAGTCGAGGCAGCTTCACACCAATGAGTGTCTTGACAAGGATGACGACCAATCCGAGGAA GTTCTTGTCCCCGACCATGAGAATGGAACTTCAGATTCTGTGCAGATGGTAAATGATGGATCTGTCCCGTTATATCCTGCGCAGGTTGTCGATGTCAATCCTGTTCTGGGATGGTTACACAGTCTTGGCTTAGAGAGATATGAAGAAGCTTTCGTGAGGGAAGAGATCGACTGGGACAGCTTACAGTGGTTGACAGAAGAG GATCTTTGCAACATAGGTATCAACGCTCTCGGTCCGAGGAAGAAGATCATGCATGCTATTAACCAACTCAGAAAACGCGACACTAGAGAAGCCGATGAGAATATTGTCGAACCTGGAAATAAGAAGATTCATGGTGTAGGTACAGGAAAAAACAGCGGCTCTGAAGTAGTTGTTGCTGATAACACTAAAACCAAGTTGATTACAGATTATTTTATGGGTTCTCTCTCTGACAAGACAACTAGAAAAAGTTCTGTTGCACaaggaaaagcaaaagaaaagataggTTCCAGTCGTAAATGTGCTAAGCAGAGAAATGGTGCTCCTAAGGGTAAACGAAGTGAAATTCCAGCATGGTGTTTCATACCAGGAACACCATTTCGAGTG GATGCTTTTCGGTACCTTAGAAGAGATTGCTCCCACTGGTTTCTCTCTCACTTTCATATGGACC ATTATCAAGGTCTAACTAGGTCCTTCTGTCATGGAAAAATCTATTGCTCTGAGATCACTGCAAAACTTGTGAATATGAAGATTGGTATCCCTTGGGACAGACTGCAAGTCTTACCTCTTAACGAAAAGATCAGCATTGCTGGCATAGACGTGACTTGCTTTGATGCAAACCATTGTCCAGGTTCCATAGTAATACTCTTTGAACCACCTAACGGCGAG GCAGTGTTGCATACTGGAGATTTTCGATTCTCTGAAGAAATGGTTGCAAATCCTCTTCTGCAAGCATCTCGTATCCATACACTGATCCTCGATACCACATATTGTCAAGCTCAG TACGACTTTCCGAAGCAAGAGGCAGTTGTACAGTTTGTACTTGAGGCCATCCAAGCTGAAGCATTCAACCCGAAAACTCTTTTTCTCATCGGGAGCTACACAATTG GGAAAGAGAGACTATTTATGGAGGTTGCACGTGTATTACGCAAGAAAGTTTATGTTGGAGCCGCAAAGCTGAGAATCTTACAGTGCTTCGGGTATGCTAAGGAAGATTTGCAGTGGCTCACAGTGAATGAACAGGAAAGCCATATCCATGTCGTGCCCATGTGGATGCTCGCAAGCTTCAAGAGACTAAAGCAAATTGCAAACCAATATCTG ATTGTTTGTTGA